Proteins encoded in a region of the Thermofilaceae archaeon genome:
- a CDS encoding fibronectin type III-like domain-contianing protein: DKPFQELKAFKKTRLLNPGESERIELAIDVKSLASFDGREWVVESGVYEVRVGSSSRDIRLKGTFTVESEVRFKP, translated from the coding sequence TGGATAAGCCGTTCCAGGAGTTGAAGGCGTTCAAGAAGACGAGGCTGCTCAACCCGGGAGAGAGCGAGAGGATCGAGCTGGCGATCGACGTTAAATCGCTGGCCAGCTTCGATGGTAGGGAGTGGGTGGTGGAAAGCGGTGTCTACGAGGTTAGGGTTGGGTCCTCATCGAGGGATATAAGGCTGAAAGGAACGTTCACCGTGGAGAGCGAGGTTAGG